The following are from one region of the Simiduia agarivorans SA1 = DSM 21679 genome:
- a CDS encoding riboflavin synthase, which translates to MFTGIIEAVGEILVAQPAGGDLRLRVKTHGLDLQDVALGDSIATNGVCLTVVELPGDGYWADVSVETLDNTTLRQWAVGQKVNLEKALTPTTRLGGHLVSGHVDGVGEVVSRHTDARSERFRLRAPDHLAKYIAHKGSITVDGTSLTVNAVDGAEFELNIVPHTLEKTVMGTYKAGTRVNLEVDLLARYLERLLLGDKAAQTGTPDSGITMAFLAEHGFSR; encoded by the coding sequence ATGTTTACCGGTATCATTGAAGCGGTAGGTGAAATCCTGGTGGCCCAGCCCGCCGGTGGCGATCTGCGGCTGCGAGTGAAGACCCACGGACTGGATTTACAGGATGTGGCGCTGGGCGATTCTATTGCCACCAATGGCGTGTGTCTGACCGTGGTGGAATTGCCCGGCGACGGCTATTGGGCCGATGTGAGCGTGGAAACGCTCGACAACACCACCCTGCGCCAGTGGGCAGTGGGTCAGAAGGTCAACCTGGAAAAAGCACTGACACCCACCACCCGTCTGGGCGGGCATTTGGTCAGCGGTCATGTGGATGGCGTGGGCGAAGTGGTCAGCCGGCACACGGATGCCCGTTCGGAGCGTTTTCGCTTGCGCGCGCCCGATCACTTGGCCAAATACATCGCGCATAAGGGCTCAATCACGGTGGATGGCACCAGCCTGACAGTCAATGCCGTCGACGGGGCGGAGTTCGAGCTTAATATCGTGCCCCACACCCTTGAGAAGACGGTGATGGGCACCTATAAAGCAGGCACGCGGGTGAATCTGGAGGTGGATTTGCTGGCGCGCTACCTCGAAAGACTATTATTAGGGGACAAGGCGGCACAGACCGGCACCCCGGACTCAGGCATTACCATGGCATTTCTGGCGGAGCACGGCTTCAGCCGCTAA
- the ribD gene encoding bifunctional diaminohydroxyphosphoribosylaminopyrimidine deaminase/5-amino-6-(5-phosphoribosylamino)uracil reductase RibD translates to MNLLHTQEFYMARALQLAEQGIYSTRPNPRVGCVLVNEAGAIVAEGWHQRAGQGHAEVNALAALGGSAKGLIAYVTLEPCNHTGRTGPCSQALIDAGIRRVVFGMQDPNPRVAGSGLARLRDAGVEVQGPVLEAGCRALNPGFIKRMEQGLPWVRVKLGMSLDGRTAMASGESQWITGPAARADVQKLRARSCAIVTGIDTVLHDDAALTLRAGELQLPEPQCSLALANPPVRVLLDRRSRLPAGSRLLSAGGPVLLVQGEPETYADAAVPYSHLSLPEAQSDGGDLRALLEALAARECNEVLVEAGSRLAGSFMAAGLVDELVLYMAPTLLGSSARPLLQLPLEQMAEQRKLAITDMRAIGGDWRITAHPVGD, encoded by the coding sequence CTGAATCTCTTGCACACCCAGGAATTTTACATGGCCCGCGCACTGCAGCTGGCAGAGCAGGGTATCTATAGCACTCGCCCCAATCCGCGCGTGGGCTGTGTGTTAGTGAATGAGGCCGGTGCGATCGTGGCTGAAGGCTGGCATCAGCGCGCCGGTCAGGGCCACGCCGAAGTGAACGCGCTGGCAGCGCTGGGCGGCAGTGCCAAGGGCCTGATCGCTTACGTCACACTCGAACCCTGCAACCACACCGGGCGCACCGGACCCTGCTCCCAGGCGCTGATCGACGCCGGCATCAGGCGCGTGGTATTCGGTATGCAGGATCCCAACCCCCGGGTGGCAGGCAGCGGACTCGCGCGCCTGCGCGATGCCGGGGTGGAGGTACAGGGCCCGGTGCTGGAAGCCGGTTGCCGGGCGCTCAACCCGGGCTTTATCAAACGCATGGAACAGGGCCTGCCCTGGGTCCGGGTCAAGCTGGGCATGAGTCTGGATGGCCGTACCGCAATGGCCAGTGGCGAATCCCAATGGATTACCGGGCCGGCTGCGCGCGCAGACGTCCAAAAACTGCGCGCGCGCAGCTGCGCTATCGTCACCGGTATCGATACCGTTTTGCACGATGATGCGGCCCTGACCTTGCGAGCGGGCGAGTTACAGCTGCCCGAGCCGCAATGCAGCCTGGCGCTGGCCAATCCGCCTGTGCGGGTATTGCTTGACCGGCGTTCGCGCCTGCCCGCAGGCAGCCGGTTGTTGTCGGCGGGTGGTCCTGTATTGCTGGTACAGGGCGAGCCTGAAACGTATGCCGATGCGGCCGTGCCCTACAGCCATTTGTCCCTGCCCGAAGCGCAGAGTGATGGCGGCGATTTGCGCGCTTTGCTGGAGGCCCTGGCTGCGCGCGAGTGCAACGAAGTGCTGGTCGAGGCGGGTAGCCGGTTGGCGGGCAGTTTTATGGCGGCGGGTCTGGTGGACGAATTGGTGCTGTACATGGCGCCGACCCTGTTGGGCTCCAGTGCCAGGCCGTTGTTGCAACTGCCGCTTGAGCAGATGGCAGAACAACGCAAGCTGGCGATTACCGATATGCGCGCAATCGGTGGCGATTGGCGTATAACCGCCCACCCGGTGGGCGACTGA
- the nrdR gene encoding transcriptional regulator NrdR — MHCPFCSADDTKVIDSRLVAEGDQVRRRRECLSCRERFTTYEVAELLMPRIIKQDGTREPFDENKLRAGLLRALEKRPVSVEDIESALNQIKHALQATGEREIPSRLLGEKVMEKLRSLDEVAYVRFASVYRQFQDISEFRDEIERLERNPRGAD, encoded by the coding sequence ATGCATTGTCCCTTCTGCAGCGCCGATGACACCAAGGTAATCGACTCCCGTCTGGTGGCCGAAGGCGATCAGGTGCGCCGGCGTCGCGAATGCCTGTCGTGCCGCGAACGCTTCACCACCTATGAAGTGGCCGAGCTGTTGATGCCACGCATCATCAAGCAGGATGGCACCCGTGAGCCTTTTGATGAAAACAAGCTGCGCGCCGGGTTATTGCGGGCGCTGGAAAAACGCCCGGTGTCGGTGGAAGACATCGAGTCCGCACTGAACCAGATCAAGCACGCGTTGCAAGCGACCGGCGAGCGCGAGATCCCCTCTCGCCTGCTGGGTGAAAAAGTCATGGAAAAGTTGCGCAGCCTGGACGAAGTGGCCTACGTTCGCTTTGCTTCGGTCTATCGCCAGTTTCAGGATATCAGTGAATTCCGCGATGAAATTGAGCGCCTGGAACGCAACCCACGCGGCGCGGACTGA
- a CDS encoding ATP-binding protein, translating to MQDRLISRLHAFLPGLVYRCRSDDAFTMLEMDGPVEAITGYAADAFMRGEIHFNGIIHPDDLPAVQASMDDTLSTRKPFEIEYRIRDKAGNIKWVWETGLIDDQDEMYGFISDCLPGLGRQHRLQDAQQRVVAVASSSDVAMGNLDAVAEAVTRHCAEWLEVERASLWLLNDAQDQLDLVCLFTRSDQQFHKGVSLARDDYPNYFSALITGRAIDAHAARTDPRTNEFAVGYLDQLNIYSMLDAAIRNGDAIRGVICCEQTGTERQWSVDEINVVAEMADQFSQALLNRAHRQALEQRLQADAANAAKSRFLATISHEIRTPLNGVLGMAELLRDSSLNAEQQDIVDTLQASGELLLSVINDVLDFSKIEAGKFDLAPAPTHIATLIQQCADMFRQRADAKRLNLVVQADPAMPAQMLDGPRLQQVVANLISNAIKFTEQGDIVITAQHRDQALQLSVTDHGQGISEELQTRLFQPFEQERHAAGKPPSGTGLGLAICRRIAEAMHGNISVRSELKQGSTFIVSLPWQPCDPIAQTPRTKAGSQTNFQHLKVWIAEDNPVNQRVVGGLLHRLGIQARMFDHGGLLTDALASDPLPDLIFMDCEMPVKDGLTATREIKADARTRHLPVIALTAHALSDFRERTQGVGMDAYLTKPIQYDELLDTLARFS from the coding sequence ATGCAAGATCGTTTGATTTCACGCCTACACGCGTTTCTACCCGGGCTCGTCTATCGCTGCCGGTCTGACGATGCGTTTACTATGCTCGAAATGGACGGGCCGGTTGAAGCCATTACCGGCTACGCGGCCGACGCATTTATGCGCGGTGAAATCCACTTCAACGGCATCATCCATCCCGACGACCTGCCCGCCGTGCAAGCCTCCATGGACGACACCCTGTCGACCCGGAAGCCGTTCGAAATCGAATACCGGATCCGCGATAAGGCGGGTAACATCAAGTGGGTCTGGGAGACCGGCCTGATTGACGACCAGGATGAAATGTACGGTTTTATCAGTGATTGCCTGCCCGGTCTCGGCAGGCAACACCGATTGCAGGACGCCCAGCAACGGGTCGTAGCCGTGGCCTCCTCCAGCGACGTGGCCATGGGTAACCTGGATGCCGTCGCCGAAGCGGTCACCCGCCATTGCGCCGAATGGCTTGAAGTGGAACGCGCCAGTCTGTGGCTGCTCAACGACGCGCAGGACCAGCTCGATCTGGTGTGTTTGTTTACCCGGTCCGACCAACAGTTTCACAAAGGCGTGTCGCTCGCGCGCGACGACTACCCCAATTATTTCAGTGCGCTTATTACCGGGCGCGCTATCGATGCCCATGCGGCCCGCACCGACCCGCGCACCAATGAATTTGCCGTGGGTTATCTGGATCAGCTCAACATCTACTCCATGCTCGATGCCGCCATCCGCAATGGCGATGCCATCCGCGGCGTAATTTGTTGCGAACAAACCGGAACCGAACGCCAATGGAGCGTGGATGAAATTAATGTCGTGGCGGAAATGGCCGACCAGTTTTCCCAGGCATTGCTCAACCGCGCGCACCGCCAGGCGTTGGAGCAGCGCCTGCAAGCCGACGCCGCCAATGCCGCCAAAAGCCGCTTTCTGGCCACCATCAGCCACGAGATCCGCACGCCGCTCAATGGCGTCCTGGGCATGGCGGAATTGCTGCGCGACTCAAGCCTCAACGCAGAGCAGCAAGACATCGTCGACACCTTGCAGGCGTCGGGCGAATTGCTGCTGTCGGTGATCAATGACGTACTGGATTTTTCCAAAATTGAAGCCGGCAAATTTGATCTTGCGCCAGCACCGACCCATATCGCGACGCTGATCCAACAATGCGCCGACATGTTCCGCCAGCGTGCCGATGCCAAGCGACTGAACCTGGTGGTACAGGCCGACCCCGCCATGCCGGCCCAAATGCTCGATGGCCCACGCCTGCAGCAGGTCGTCGCCAACCTGATCAGCAATGCCATCAAGTTCACCGAACAGGGCGATATCGTCATCACCGCACAGCATCGGGACCAAGCGCTGCAGTTAAGCGTGACGGATCACGGCCAGGGTATCAGCGAGGAGTTACAGACCCGTCTGTTTCAACCGTTTGAGCAGGAACGTCACGCCGCCGGCAAGCCGCCTTCGGGCACGGGCCTTGGCCTGGCTATCTGCCGACGGATCGCGGAGGCGATGCACGGTAACATCAGCGTGCGCAGTGAGCTCAAGCAGGGCAGCACCTTTATTGTGAGCCTGCCCTGGCAGCCATGCGACCCGATCGCGCAGACACCGCGGACAAAAGCCGGCAGCCAGACCAATTTCCAGCACCTGAAGGTGTGGATTGCCGAAGACAATCCGGTCAACCAACGGGTTGTGGGCGGATTGCTGCATCGCTTGGGCATACAGGCGAGAATGTTTGATCACGGCGGCCTGCTGACCGACGCCCTCGCGAGCGATCCATTGCCCGACCTGATCTTCATGGATTGCGAAATGCCGGTGAAAGATGGCCTCACGGCCACGCGCGAAATCAAGGCCGACGCCCGCACCCGTCACCTGCCCGTGATTGCACTCACGGCCCATGCGCTATCGGATTTCCGCGAGCGGACCCAAGGCGTGGGCATGGACGCTTACCTGACCAAACCCATCCAGTACGACGAACTCCTGGATACCCTGGCGCGCTTCAGTTAA
- a CDS encoding AMP-binding protein, translated as MSYQLPLAQFSQRVAQHPDKPWLFQPVERQWRQWTWAEADRQARTIASGLAARYGKGDRIAILAKNSAEWFIADLAITMAGMISVPIYSTASADTISYVLEHSDARAIFLGKLDDIAAADDAIPESVLRIGFPYETARTTAHWDQWLVQYKPLEQLPEFQPDDIYTLVYTSGSTGRPKGVVLTHRNVGSSSYTTAAQVEWRDDDRCMSYLPLAHITERCVVEIMSYYAGVAIYFVEALDTFVDDVKYCRPSFFISVPRLWTKFQAGIQEKLPERKLRRLLAIPFVGKLVARKIRAGLGLDKVRVFGSGSAPISPDMLRWYRRIGIDIAEGWGMTETSGLSCSNLPYNPDRIGTIGTPVACVEMRLGENDEVQIRGDAVFTRYYNNEEATRESFVDGWFRTGDRGQVTADGAYKIIGRLKEQFKTAKGKYVAPAPIENKLAQNDSIDQVCVLGLGRPAPVALVVLNDAGLGSDKKLVQASLEQTLLQVNGELESHERLGALIVLAEPWTVENGLLTPTLKIRRGPIEDCYGFLLDRMNDKPVQWQVDMG; from the coding sequence ATGAGCTATCAACTTCCCCTCGCCCAATTCAGTCAGCGTGTGGCGCAGCATCCCGATAAACCCTGGTTGTTCCAGCCGGTGGAGCGGCAATGGCGGCAGTGGACCTGGGCCGAGGCCGACCGGCAGGCCCGCACGATTGCCAGTGGCCTGGCCGCCCGTTACGGCAAGGGCGACCGGATTGCGATACTGGCAAAAAATTCCGCCGAATGGTTTATCGCCGATCTGGCCATCACCATGGCTGGCATGATCAGTGTGCCCATCTATTCAACCGCCAGTGCCGATACCATCAGCTATGTGTTGGAGCACAGTGACGCGCGCGCGATTTTTCTGGGTAAGCTGGATGATATTGCCGCGGCAGACGATGCGATTCCCGAGTCGGTATTGCGTATCGGCTTTCCGTACGAAACCGCGCGGACAACGGCCCATTGGGATCAATGGCTGGTGCAGTACAAGCCGCTCGAACAGTTGCCCGAATTTCAGCCCGACGATATTTACACGCTGGTGTACACCTCCGGCTCCACCGGCAGACCCAAGGGCGTGGTACTGACCCACCGCAATGTGGGGTCGTCCAGCTACACCACCGCAGCGCAGGTGGAGTGGCGCGATGATGATCGCTGCATGTCCTACCTGCCGTTGGCACATATTACCGAGCGCTGTGTGGTGGAGATCATGTCCTACTACGCGGGCGTGGCCATCTATTTTGTGGAAGCGCTCGATACCTTTGTGGATGACGTGAAATATTGCCGGCCGAGCTTTTTCATTTCCGTGCCGCGGCTGTGGACCAAGTTTCAGGCCGGAATCCAGGAAAAATTGCCCGAGCGCAAGCTGCGTCGGCTACTCGCGATTCCGTTTGTGGGCAAACTGGTGGCGCGCAAAATCCGTGCGGGTCTCGGGCTCGACAAGGTGCGCGTGTTCGGTTCCGGCTCGGCGCCCATTTCGCCCGACATGTTGCGCTGGTACCGGCGAATTGGTATCGACATCGCCGAAGGTTGGGGCATGACCGAGACCTCGGGATTGTCCTGTTCCAATTTGCCTTATAACCCCGATCGCATCGGTACTATCGGCACGCCCGTGGCCTGCGTGGAAATGCGTTTGGGCGAAAACGATGAAGTGCAGATCCGCGGTGACGCGGTGTTTACCCGCTACTACAACAACGAAGAGGCCACGCGCGAATCCTTCGTGGATGGCTGGTTCCGCACCGGTGATCGGGGTCAGGTGACGGCAGACGGCGCCTATAAAATTATTGGTCGTCTGAAAGAGCAATTCAAAACCGCCAAAGGCAAATACGTGGCACCGGCGCCGATTGAGAACAAGCTGGCGCAGAATGACAGCATTGATCAGGTGTGTGTGCTGGGGCTGGGGCGTCCCGCGCCCGTGGCTTTGGTTGTGCTCAATGACGCAGGCCTCGGCAGCGACAAAAAATTGGTGCAGGCCTCGCTGGAGCAAACCTTGTTGCAGGTGAATGGCGAACTGGAATCCCATGAGCGGTTGGGTGCGTTGATTGTGTTGGCCGAGCCGTGGACGGTGGAAAATGGCCTGCTCACGCCAACGTTGAAAATCCGCCGCGGGCCAATTGAGGATTGCTACGGCTTTTTGCTGGACCGGATGAACGACAAGCCGGTGCAGTGGCAGGTGGATATGGGTTAA
- a CDS encoding UDP-2,3-diacylglucosamine diphosphatase encodes MHHFRTVFLSDLHLGTRDCKADLLLQCLEQIRTRHIYLLGDVIDMWALSRGSAWPAAHSAVLDKLRQLACEGVRITYIPGNHDAPLRHYTGVFPDQVEVVRESHHRTARGERLLLIHGDCFDQAMHCAPWLYWLGDRAYDLLLLINRFNGRISRWRGLPYWSLAGFIKARIGVARRLLATYARLATGHARSRGFEGVICGHIHHPALEHIDGQLYGNCGDWVESCTLLAEHPDGKLQLLDLPTLLTEPHRDRALHAA; translated from the coding sequence ATGCATCATTTCCGCACCGTATTTTTATCCGACCTGCATTTGGGCACACGCGACTGCAAGGCAGACCTGCTGCTCCAGTGCCTGGAACAGATCCGCACCCGGCACATTTACCTGCTGGGGGACGTGATCGACATGTGGGCGCTGTCCCGCGGCAGCGCCTGGCCCGCGGCCCATTCAGCGGTGCTGGACAAACTCCGGCAACTGGCCTGCGAGGGCGTGCGCATCACTTACATTCCGGGCAACCACGATGCCCCGCTTCGTCACTACACCGGCGTCTTTCCCGATCAGGTAGAAGTGGTGCGCGAAAGTCATCACCGCACCGCCCGTGGCGAGCGGCTACTGCTGATTCATGGCGATTGTTTCGATCAGGCCATGCACTGCGCGCCCTGGCTGTACTGGCTGGGCGACAGGGCCTACGATCTGCTGCTGTTGATCAACCGGTTTAATGGCCGCATCAGTCGCTGGCGCGGCCTACCCTACTGGTCGCTGGCGGGCTTTATCAAAGCCCGTATCGGTGTTGCCCGCCGTCTGCTTGCCACCTACGCGCGACTCGCCACGGGCCACGCCCGCAGCCGGGGCTTTGAAGGCGTGATCTGCGGCCACATACACCACCCCGCGCTTGAGCACATCGATGGCCAGCTCTACGGCAATTGCGGCGACTGGGTGGAAAGCTGCACATTGCTGGCGGAGCATCCCGACGGCAAGCTACAGCTGTTGGACCTGCCTACGCTACTGACTGAGCCCCACCGGGACCGCGCATTACACGCCGCGTGA
- the purE gene encoding 5-(carboxyamino)imidazole ribonucleotide mutase codes for MKPLIGIIMGSTSDWDTMSHAAETLDKLGVPHEVEVVSAHRTPDKLFQYAEEAEARGIEVIIAGAGGAAHLPGMVAAKTPLPVLGVPVQSKALNGMDSLLSIVQMPGGIPVGTLAIGKAGAINAALLGASILGNKYSEYRQAVVDFREKQTETVLSKPDPRELG; via the coding sequence ATGAAGCCGCTGATCGGTATCATTATGGGGTCCACGTCCGACTGGGACACCATGAGCCACGCCGCTGAAACCTTGGACAAGCTCGGGGTCCCCCACGAGGTTGAGGTGGTGTCTGCACACCGCACGCCCGACAAGCTGTTTCAGTACGCTGAAGAGGCGGAAGCCCGCGGTATCGAGGTGATTATTGCCGGCGCCGGTGGCGCGGCGCACCTGCCCGGTATGGTAGCCGCCAAAACGCCCCTGCCTGTACTGGGCGTACCGGTTCAGTCCAAAGCCCTGAACGGCATGGATTCCCTGCTATCCATTGTCCAGATGCCCGGCGGCATTCCGGTGGGCACACTGGCCATCGGCAAAGCCGGCGCCATCAACGCCGCCCTGTTGGGTGCCTCCATTCTCGGCAACAAGTATTCCGAATACCGTCAGGCGGTGGTGGATTTCCGCGAAAAGCAAACCGAAACCGTGCTGTCCAAGCCAGACCCACGGGAGCTGGGCTGA
- a CDS encoding 5-(carboxyamino)imidazole ribonucleotide synthase, translating to MKIGILGGGQLARMIALAGIPLGARFVVLDPSADAGATECADLVQGQYDDTAALDALAAQVDVVTYEFENVPQASARYLAQKVPVYPAADVLEVAQDRLNEKTLFNQLGIETPPFAPVSSLAELEAAVASIGLPAVLKTRTQGYDGKGQAVIKTADQLAEAWQSIGEVPAILEGFIQFDREVSMIAARNLNGDIRFYPVSENDHAGGILRVARARAGDPITPLAQDYTAKLMEHLNYVGVIAVEYFQRGDQLLANEFAPRVHNSGHWTIEGAECSQFENHVRAVANLPLGSTDPVGFGAMVNLIGDLPSADQILAIAHCHAHFYGKDPRPGRKVAHIGIRANTEAERESAITAANQLPGAKT from the coding sequence ATGAAGATCGGCATTCTCGGTGGCGGCCAGCTGGCCCGCATGATTGCCCTCGCCGGCATCCCGCTGGGTGCCCGGTTTGTGGTACTGGATCCGTCCGCCGACGCCGGCGCTACCGAGTGCGCCGACCTGGTGCAGGGCCAATACGACGACACCGCAGCCCTGGACGCCTTGGCGGCACAGGTGGATGTGGTGACCTACGAATTCGAAAACGTACCCCAGGCGTCGGCCCGCTACCTGGCCCAGAAGGTGCCCGTTTACCCCGCTGCGGATGTACTGGAAGTGGCGCAGGATCGACTGAACGAAAAGACCCTGTTCAACCAGCTCGGCATTGAAACGCCACCCTTCGCACCGGTGAGCTCGTTGGCCGAACTGGAAGCCGCGGTGGCCAGCATCGGCTTGCCGGCCGTGCTGAAAACCCGCACCCAGGGCTACGACGGCAAGGGGCAGGCCGTCATCAAAACTGCCGATCAATTGGCCGAGGCCTGGCAAAGCATTGGCGAGGTACCCGCAATACTCGAGGGCTTTATCCAGTTTGATCGCGAAGTATCGATGATTGCGGCGCGCAACCTCAACGGCGACATCCGCTTTTACCCCGTGTCTGAAAACGACCACGCCGGCGGCATTCTGCGCGTTGCCCGCGCCCGTGCCGGCGACCCCATCACACCCTTGGCGCAAGACTACACCGCCAAATTGATGGAGCACCTGAATTACGTGGGCGTGATTGCGGTTGAATATTTCCAGCGTGGCGACCAGCTGCTGGCCAATGAGTTTGCGCCCCGGGTACACAACTCCGGCCACTGGACCATTGAAGGCGCCGAATGCAGCCAGTTTGAAAACCACGTCCGCGCCGTGGCCAACCTGCCATTGGGCAGCACTGATCCGGTGGGCTTCGGTGCCATGGTGAATCTGATCGGTGATCTGCCCAGCGCAGATCAGATCCTCGCCATTGCGCATTGCCACGCGCATTTCTACGGTAAAGATCCCCGCCCGGGCCGCAAGGTGGCGCACATCGGTATTCGCGCCAACACAGAAGCCGAGCGCGAATCGGCGATTACGGCCGCCAACCAGCTGCCCGGAGCCAAGACTTAA
- a CDS encoding thermonuclease family protein, with translation MRLFPLVICLLATFSTPHLHAKTRTYGDVSVTEVVSIYDGDTFTVNIKDWPSVAGERISVRIAGIDTPEMRGRCDYEKQRAREAKQFTVAALRNARQIRLQNLQRDKYFRLLSDVYVDGENLGVMLMQQGFAVPYAGKTKVDWCAR, from the coding sequence ATGCGTCTTTTTCCTCTCGTTATCTGCCTGCTGGCAACCTTCAGCACACCCCATTTACACGCCAAAACCCGAACTTACGGGGATGTCTCTGTCACCGAAGTGGTGAGCATCTACGACGGCGACACCTTTACGGTTAACATCAAAGACTGGCCCTCGGTGGCGGGCGAGCGCATCAGTGTGCGCATTGCCGGCATCGATACGCCCGAAATGCGCGGGCGTTGCGACTACGAAAAACAACGCGCCCGCGAAGCCAAACAATTTACCGTTGCTGCACTGCGCAACGCCCGCCAGATCAGACTGCAAAACCTGCAGCGCGACAAATACTTCCGGTTGCTGTCCGACGTCTACGTGGATGGCGAAAATCTTGGCGTCATGCTCATGCAGCAAGGTTTTGCGGTACCCTATGCCGGTAAAACCAAAGTTGATTGGTGCGCCCGCTGA
- a CDS encoding EVE domain-containing protein, whose protein sequence is MRYWLFKTEPDDISLDDIRAAGKKGIRWDGIRNYQARNFLRDQVRKGDGVLIYHSQCKQVGIVGTARTLGDSYPDPAQFDPQSPYFDPKATPDSPRWYCVDIAFEQALPTTISLASIKQDPALSDMVLVKQGRLSVQPVTDAEWRYLLS, encoded by the coding sequence ATGCGCTACTGGCTATTCAAAACCGAACCCGACGACATCAGCCTGGATGACATCCGTGCGGCCGGGAAAAAGGGCATACGCTGGGACGGCATTCGCAACTATCAGGCGCGCAACTTTTTGCGCGACCAGGTGCGCAAGGGCGATGGCGTGCTGATCTATCACAGCCAGTGCAAACAGGTAGGGATAGTGGGCACGGCGCGCACCCTGGGTGACAGCTACCCGGACCCGGCCCAGTTTGACCCGCAAAGCCCCTATTTTGATCCGAAAGCCACGCCCGATTCGCCGCGCTGGTACTGCGTGGACATCGCTTTTGAACAGGCCCTGCCCACGACCATCAGCCTTGCCAGCATCAAGCAGGACCCGGCGTTGAGCGATATGGTGCTGGTGAAACAGGGGCGCCTGTCGGTCCAGCCGGTCACTGACGCTGAATGGCGCTATCTGTTGAGCTGA
- a CDS encoding Hpt domain-containing protein, with product MTSSSQPVDLATLQALFGDDHGLRLSILDEFCATTELYLSEFEAASTITAVGAVAHKLKSSARTVGANDLADICAGLEAAAKSGQQSVVDQLVPRLAPEIKKVSAFVASLPRT from the coding sequence ATGACCAGCAGTAGTCAGCCCGTAGATTTGGCGACATTACAAGCGCTATTTGGCGATGATCATGGGTTAAGGCTGAGTATCCTGGACGAGTTTTGCGCCACCACCGAGCTCTATTTGTCGGAGTTCGAGGCGGCGTCAACAATCACAGCGGTCGGCGCGGTGGCGCACAAGCTGAAATCGTCGGCACGCACTGTGGGCGCTAACGATCTGGCCGATATCTGCGCCGGCCTGGAAGCGGCTGCCAAATCGGGGCAGCAAAGTGTGGTGGATCAGCTGGTGCCGCGTCTGGCGCCCGAGATCAAGAAAGTCTCAGCGTTTGTGGCCTCGCTGCCACGCACTTAA